In Dromiciops gliroides isolate mDroGli1 chromosome 4, mDroGli1.pri, whole genome shotgun sequence, one DNA window encodes the following:
- the LOC122753328 gene encoding influenza virus NS1A-binding protein encodes MIPNGYLMFEDENFIESSVAKLNALRKSGQFCDVRLQVCGHEMLAHRAVLACCSPYLFEIFNSDSDPHGVSHVKFDDLNPEAVEVLLNYAYTAQLKADKELVKDVYSAAKKLKMDRVKQVCGDYLLSRMDVSSCISYRNFASCMGDSRLLNKVDVYIQEHLLQISEEEEFLKLPRLKLEVMLEDNVCLPSNGKLYTKVINWVQRSIWENGDSLEELMEEVQTLYYSADHKLLDGNLLDGQAEVFGSDDDHIQFVQKKPPRENGHKQISSSSTGCVSSPNATVQSPKHEWKIIASEKTSNNTYLCLAVLDGVFCVIFLHGRNSPQSSPTSTPRLIKSLSFELQPDGPVEKPMSPMHYARSGLGTAELNGKLIAAGGYNREECLRTVECYDPHTDHWSFLAPMRTPRARFQMAVLMGQLYVVGGSNGHSDDLSCGEMYDPNIDDWTQVPELRTNRCNAGVCALNGKLYILGGSDPYGQKGLKNCDVFDPVTKSWTSCAPLNIRRHQSAVCELSGYLYIIGGAESWNCLNTVERYNPENNTWTLIAPMNVARRGAGVAVHNGKLFVGGGFDGSHAISCVEMYDPARNEWKMMGNMTSPRSNAGIVAVGNTIYAVGGFDGNEFLNTVEVYNPESNEWSPYSRIFQF; translated from the exons atgattccCAATGGATATTTAATGTTTGAAGATGAAAATTTCATTGAGTCTTCAGTTGCCAAATTAAATGCTTTGCGAAAAAGTGGCCAGTTCTGTGATGTTCGACTTCAG GTCTGTGGGCACGAGATGTTGGCACACAGAGCTGTGTTGGCTTGCTGCAGTCCCTACTTATTTGAAATCTTCAATAGTGATAGTGATCCTCATGGAGTTTCTCACGTTAAATTTGATGATCTCAATCCAGAAGCAGTTGAAGTCTTGTTGAATTATGCCTACACTGCTCA attgaAAGCTGATAAGGAGTTAGTAAAAGATGTTTATTCTGCAGCTAAGAAGCTAAAGATGGACAGAGTAAAGCAG gtttGTGGTGACTATTTGCTATCCAGGATGGATGTTTCAAGCTGTATCTCTTACCGGAATTTTGCAAGTTGCATGGGAGACTCACGTTTGTTGAATAAGGTTGATGTTTATATCCAGGAGCATCTGTTACAAATTTCAGAAGAAGAGGAATTTCTTAAACTCCCACGGCTAAAA TTGGAGGTCATGCTTGAAGACAATGTCTGCCTGCCTAGCAATGGCAAATTATATACAAAGGTAATCAACTGGGTGCAGCGTAGCATCTGGGAGAATGGAGACAGTCTGGAAGAGCTGATGGAAGAG GTTCAAACGTTGTACTACTCAGCTGATCACAAGCTGCTTGATGGGAATCTACTAGATGGACAGGCTGAGGTGTTTGGCAGTGATGATGACCACATTCAGTTTGTGCAG AAAAAGCCACCACGTGAGAATGGCCACAAGCAGATAAGTAGCAGTTCAACTGGATGTGTCTCTTCTCCAAATGCTACGGTACAAAGTCCTAAGCATGAATGGAAAATCATTGCTTCAGAAAAGACTTCAA ATAATACTTACTTGTGTCTTGCTGTGCTGGATGGTGTATTCTGTGTAATTTTCCTTCATGGACGCAACAGTCCACAGAGTTCACCAACAAGTACTCCACGACTGATTAAAAGTTTAAGTTTTGAATTGCAACCAGATGGTCCAGTAGAAAAGCCCATGTCTCCCATGCACTATGCTCGATCTGGTCTAGGAACagctgaactgaatggcaaactAATAGCTGCAG GTGGCTACAACAGAGAGGAATGTCTTCGCACAGTTGAATGCTATGATCCACATACAGATCATTGGTCTTTCCTGGCTCCCATGAGAACACCAAGAGCCCGGTTTCAAATGGCAGTATTAATG GGTCAGCTCTATGTGGTAGGTGGTTCAAATGGCCACTCTGATGACCTGAGTTGTGGAGAGATGTATGATCCAAACATAGATGATTGGACTCAAGTTCCTGAATTGAGAACCAACCGTTGTAATGCAG GGGTCTGTGCTTTGAATGGAAAACTGTACATCCTTGGTGGATCTGATCCATATGgtcagaaaggactgaaaaatTGTGATGTGTTTGATCCTGTAACAAAGTCATGGACCAGCTGTGCTCCCCTTAACATTC GAAGACACCAATCGGCAGTATGTGAGCTTAGTGGTTATTTATACATAATTGGAGGAGCTGAATCTTGGAATTGCTTAAACACAGTAGAGCGCTACAATCCAGAAAATAATACCTGGACATTGATTGCACCCATGAATGTGGCTAGACGTGGAGCTGGAGTAGCTGTTCATAACG gaAAGCTATTTGTTGGTGGAGGCTTTGATGGTTCTCATGCTATCAGTTGTGTAGAGATGTATGATCCCGCTAGAAATGAATGGAAGATGATGGGAAACATGACTTCACCAAGGAGCAACGCTGGCATTGTGGCTGTGGGGAACACCATTTATGCAGTGGGAGGATTTGATGGCAATGAATTCCTGAATACAGTGGAAGTCTATAACCCTGAGTCAAACGAATGGAGCCCCTATTCAAGGATTTTCCAATTTTAA